The following proteins are co-located in the Eptesicus fuscus isolate TK198812 chromosome 9, DD_ASM_mEF_20220401, whole genome shotgun sequence genome:
- the SOWAHC gene encoding ankyrin repeat domain-containing protein SOWAHC → MEGPAELGPEAVLRFLAERGGRARHAELVQHFRGALGGAPERRAHFKELVNAVATVRTDPADGAKYVHLKRRFCEGPQSPQAAPPRDLPRISVTAEPEPHGGGDPEGSDHPAKCPEAASPGPRCEPGDEEAAAAALGPPSLAGDGRSGPPLDGGARRKNSRRGAQPPVRAPTPEPSEDLEPQPQVCEEADGGSSPGGTTTPRSARQNLRDLVMGTSPQLKRSVCAGGGSTGGCSGGGRGKGGGDSDSASLASSSAEEEVSSGASVTLDPLEHAWMLSASDGKWDSLEALLTCEPGLLTKRDFITGFTCLHWAAKHGRQELLAMLVNFANKHQLPVNINAKTSGGYTALHLAAMHGHVEVVKLLVGAYDADVDVRDYSGKKASQYLSHSTAEEIKNLVGALDEDDGESAAGSGGGRWRLSKVLPSHLITYKLSHVLEDGGDHHHHHHLAEGWAGGKAKDPGRKAAGSSSGRIKPRLNKIHFRTQIIHTTPFLRDPEQPPEEGEQEEEDRSLKGHLPSFKLRPKSNVFG, encoded by the coding sequence ATGGAGGGCCCGGCGGAGCTCGGCCCCGAGGCGGTGCTGCGCTTCCTCGCGGAGCGCGGGGGCCGGGCCCGGCACGCCGAGCTGGTGCAGCACTTCAGGGGCGCCCTGGGCGGCGCGCCCGAGCGGCGCGCCCACTTCAAGGAGCTGGTCAACGCCGTGGCCACGGTGCGCACCGACCCCGCCGACGGCGCCAAGTACGTGCACCTCAAAAGGAGGTTCTGCGAAGGCCCACAGTCACCCCAGGCCGCGCCCCCTCGGGACCTGCCCCGCATTTCGGTGACTGCAGAGCCCGAGCCCCACGGAGGCGGTGACCCGGAGGGGTCCGACCACCCGGCCAAGTGCCCCGAGGCGGCGTCCCCCGGGCCGCGCTGTGAACCCGGCGATGAagaggccgccgccgccgcgcttgGGCCGCCCAGCCTGGCGGGCGACGGCCGGAGCGGGCCGCCCCTGGACGGCGGGGCCAGGAGAAAGAACTCGCGGCGCGGCGCGCAGCCTCCGGTCCGCGCACCAACCCCCGAGCCCAGCGAGGACCTGGAACCCCAGCCGCAGGTCTGCGAGGAGGCGGACGGAGGGAGCTCTCCCGGGGGAACCACCACCCCAAGGTCTGCTCGCCAGAACCTCCGGGACCTCGTGATGGGTACCTCCCCGCAGCTGAAGAGGAGCGTCTGTGCGGGGGGCGGCAGCACCGGGGGCTGCTCTGGGGGAGGACGCGGCAAAGGCGGGGGCGACTCGGACAGCGCTTCCCTTGCTTCGTCGTCGGCCGAGGAGGAGGTCAGCAGCGGGGCCTCGGTGACGCTGGACCCGTTAGAACACGCCTGGATGCTCTCGGCCTCGGACGGCAAGTGGGACAGCCTGGAAGCGCTGCTCACCTGTGAGCCTGGCCTGCTGACCAAGCGGGACTTCATCACCGGCTTCACTTGCCTGCACTGGGCTGCCAAGCACGGCCGACAGGAGCTCCTGGCCATGCTAGTCAACTTCGCCAACAAACACCAGCTGCCAGTGAACATCAACGCCAAGACGAGTGGAGGCTACACCGCCCTGCACTTGGCAGCCATGCACGGGCACGTGGAGGTGGTGAAGTTGCTGGTGGGGGCCTACGACGCAGACGTGGACGTCAGGGACTACAGTGGGAAGAAGGCCTCGCAGTACCTGAGTCACAGCACCGCCGAGGAGATCAAGAACCTGGTGGGAGCCCTGGACGAGGACGACGGTGAAAGTGCCGCAGGCAGCGGGGGTGGGCGCTGGAGGCTTTCAAAAGTGCTTCCTTCCCACCTCATCACCTACAAACTCTCGCACGTCCTGGAGGATGGAGgggatcatcaccaccaccaccacctggctgagggatgggcaggaggcaaaGCAAAGGACCCAGGTCGCAAAGCCGCAGGCAGCTCTAGTGGGCGAATAAAACCCAGACTCAACAAAATCCACTTCAGAACCCAGATCATCCACACCACACCCTTTCTCAGAGACCCGGAGCAGCCcccggaggagggggagcaggaagaaGAGGATCGATCTCTTAAAGGCCACTTACCCTCATTCAAATTGAGACCGAAGTCCAATGTATTtgggtaa